Genomic segment of Mastomys coucha isolate ucsf_1 unplaced genomic scaffold, UCSF_Mcou_1 pScaffold23, whole genome shotgun sequence:
GGGAAATAACAGAGAATATCAAGAGTATTGGCTGGGGTGAAGGTTTGCTACCTTTCAGCAACACCCTTTCAGCATCCCTACAGTTCATTTCAGTGGCTGGAGGAAGAGAGGTCATGTTGCTAGATTAGTCTAAAAGCTTTCCTTGGATACACCCATTTAGTGAGTAAAGCTGAAGGAAGACTGATCTCCATGctgcttcctgccttctcttttaTGGTGTTCTTCCCTGTGctgtttattattatcattattattattattattattattattattattattattatcattatcatcatcatcatcatcatcatcatcatcatcatcatcatcatcatcatcattatatcaCTCTAGAATTCATTCAACAAACTTAATAGCAACTATATTCCACAAGCAAAGTAGTCTTCTTATTAAGCCAAAAATGTAAACTTGGTGGATTGAAATAGCACACTTGTCTTGGAGagcatattgagaaaaataaaatcaagtaatGCATGAAAGTAATCGAAAGCTTAACACTTTCAGTAAACAGAGAAGTCAATGACACCATACAACTATAGCATAGATCTACCATTGTCACTCATTGCACTGAGCAAGGCTAACTCAGGTTCCAGTTTTCTAACAGTCTTGTCTCATCTCCAAAAGATCCCACtagcctttctctcttctcattcaTATGCAATACCAGCATTCAGCCTCAACCCAACCGGCAATGTTTGCTAAGTAGGCTAGCATGCTGGTACCTCTGATTTGGCCAAACCCATCTTCAGGATCTGACCAAAAGCTTTTCTCTATATACAACTTTTTATGACTCATAAATAACAAGATGCTATTTGGATCCACAAGAACGTGACTCTTTTCAGTAACTGGGTAGATTGTAAAATGTCTTCTCTAAAGCATACATTTGGAGAAAACTTAACTACATCCAAAATGAAAAATCACTACACAAAGAGGGCAAAGAAAAGGATGAAGGGTGAAAAGGGATATGAAAAATTAAGATGTCCAAACAAGGAAcatagtggggagagggaaatgggagggataaaagaaagggagacattttgtcattaaaatataattttgtttttttttaatttttattttattttattttattttttgcaggagaaactgggaaaggagatatcatatgacatgtaaataaggaaaatatctaatagaaaaacaaaaaaacaaaaaaacatatatatatatatatatacatatatatatatgatctcaaaaataagcaacagcaacagcaatatCAAAAATATGGACAGAGTGCATAGGGTGCTCTGCTTGCCAGGTGGAGCATCACCTGTATAATATCCTTTATCAATAGTATAATATCCACAGGAGAGTAGTTTCTAGAGTCACAAAACCTCCAGTCTCTTTCTACTGTTTATTCCTTGgtcattcttttaaaagtctCATTTCAGCCCTTTGCCTCAGAGCCCTTTACATAGTAAAATTAGTATAATTTCAAATAGATCTATGAAAACCAAGTAAAGCTGTTATACCTTCCTTGATATAGAGATGAAATATTCATGACGAGTCATTCATTACAACTGCTCAGGAAGAAACGCAGGTTTATGTAGGACCTTCCACAGGGACGATTTCACCTCTTTATTCCTGAGACTGTAGATCAATGGATTTAGCATAGGGGTGACCAGATTATTTAAGACCTGCACAGTTGCATCCAGCAAAGGGCTTGGAGTTGGCCTTAAGTATATGAGGACAACAGGCATGTAGAAAAGCAAGATGGCAGTGAGGTGGGCGCTGCAGGTGGAGAAGGCTCTACGACGGCCCTCAGCAGAGCGGATCTGCAGAATAGAGCAGACGATGCAGCTGTAGGaggtgaggatgaggagaaaaCAACTGAGTGGCATCAGGCCCACACTGATGAACCCCACCATCTCCAGGGCTGATGTGTCTGCACAAGCCAGCTTTAGCATCACAGGGATATCACAGAAGTAGTAGTCCACCTCATTTGGACCACAGTAGGGCAACTGGAAGGTGAGAGTAGTTAGAAAAGTCGCCTGAATGCAGCCAAAAAATGATGTCCCCGTGGCCAGGATGGCACATACTCTGTGGCTCATAATTATTGAGTAGCGTAGTGGGTAGCATATGGCCACAAAACGGTCATAGGCCATCACTGTGTACAGGAAACACTCAGTACAACCAAGGAAATGGTAGAAGAAGAGCTGGCTCACACAGCCTGCATAGGAGATGGCtctgctgtttcctgagaggtagAACAGCATCTTGGGAGAGCTCACAGAAGGgaaaaatatgtcaaaaatagACAGTTTACataggaagaagtacatgggggtgtgaAGCCGACTGGAGGAGATAATTGCCAGTAAGATTAATAAATTTCCCATCAGAGTGAAGATGTAGAAAGACAAAAACAGGACAAAGAGCATGGTTTCCAGACCCTCTGTGTTTGGGATGCCGAGCAGGATAAACTGAGTCACTATGGAACGATTCCTCATAGCTTTGAGACTATCTGACTTCAAAGGGATTCAAACTCAACAGTCTGAACACCAGTATCAGATTATTTTTCTGAAAGCTCTGAGTGTGCTTATTGTGGGGTAAATTTCTTTCTTATGGTAGGCAGGGGTCAGATCAAATGCTATCATTGCCTCCTCAAAGGTAAGTCTACTTAGTTTTCAGAAGGAATGCTATCTGTGGGGGAATAATCACCTTCTTTGCCAGGAACAACAACTTAGagatatattaaacatatattcatgttataaatattttcctaTGGCATTTCCTTTGAgcactttttatattttgaactCTTGTGATATCTTTAATTAATATACTCTCACTATGCATTTCCTTCTGCAAAATAACAGAAAAGGGTTTGTATTATAAATCATAACAATTTATGTCAATCTGACTTTACTTCATATTAGTTTTACTGGTTAAAATAATTTGTACAATACCTCATGgacatctgtaaaatgaaattCACAATTATTTTAACAGAATCAAGAACAGCAAACATAACCTGTCCTGTGCAATGCAGCAATGTGATACTTGGAAGCATACTTAGCAGAACTGcaaattctaattaaaatctttcattattttacatttctgaaaCCTACATCTGGAACAATCTTAATTTGATATTAGTACTTTGAAATTATTTgcatataaacatttattaacTGAGCTTGCCCAAATGCCCAGGTCTTTCACAGCTCTGTCCCTGGATAATTTGGATCTTTTTATCCTAAGAAGACAGAGACTACTCAGAAATATTAGCCAAGAGAAACATCAGTAaaaaggcaacagagtcaggtCACTCCAATAAAGTGACAGAAAAGTGACCCAAATAGAAGTAGAATAAAGTCAAGAAATACTATCTCTGAGGTGAACTGTCTAAGTAGAATGCATGATGCCTAGAGATGAGGGGCTTTTTCCCTTAATTCATCTAGAATTAATGACATTAAACAATAACATCAACAATAtgcctgctttccttctttcttttcttccttcttccttcctctcttccttcttttatctttctttacatACAAACTAATGAATACTTATTTTGTTTCAAAGATatacacatcttttaaaaacatggttattttttaaaacattatctaGGAAAGTGGCCATCACTATTACCAATCAGACCTATAGACTAGCAATTGAAGGCTAGCTACATTAAGGAACTTATCTCAGTTTCAAAGCTGATATATGACAGACCTGTTTTCTTTGTGCTCTTTATCTTTTGAGAAGTCACTGCTCTGCTGCTAGACAAGAACCTTGCCAATGGGTACTCACAGCAACTTTCTTGAATGTTGGGAAAGTATCCATTCCTTACTCCTTCCAGGTTAATTATTCTTCTTAAAAATCTCTTCTAGTTTAAGAAACCATACAATAATACTTTTTATATCCTTAAAGACTAGATTTAGTATTATCTCTAAAATGAGTATGGTTTGGTCTTAGGCAAAGAAGATAATCATTTTTCTACAGGTATTATTCCTTCTGAGAGTAAGTAGACTTACCCTGAAGTAGGCAACCGTAGCATTTGATGTGTGTTTGTAGAACAGACCCCTGCCTACAGTAGGAAAGAAAGATGCCCCATGTTAAAAACATGCTCAAAGCTGTTATCATCAAAAGCTGTATAACCTGACACTGGTGTCAGATTAGTGACTTTGAATCTTTTCAGTCATGATATTTAGAAGGGGGTTCAGATTCAAATTTGTGGCAAATGTCCCTAAACATCGTTTCTAAAAATAGTAGCTGAGCCATTCTGTGTTTCCCTGATCTCACATTCCACTGGACACAGTCAAATGTGAAGCAGTGGAGTTATAGGGTTCGGAGTGGACAACTTCTCCTTGATAAATCTAGCCACACCTAAATAATCTCTCTAAGCAAGTCACATTCCTGtgtgctttctgtcttctcttcttgaTCAGCAAAGGCTCTCAAAGGTCTCTACCTGCTTATGCTCACACACCATGATATTCTTAgtcaatattttaatcttttaggtctatttaaaaaaaagagctgtCCCAAAGACAAGGGAGGACTCAAGTATGGCCCAGCAAGAATGAGAAGGAACTGAAGAATACACCTGGACAAACACAGGAGTACTCACATCATCCTCCCAGGATGCAGTTCATGCTTTACACACTGAAGTAGCAGGACCTGACATTTATATTTCTTGTCAGAGGCAAATGCACTACAGACAAAGGAGTTCCCCTTGCCCAATTTATGAAACAGAAAGCCTCATGGGGCTTATATAACAAGCAACAGAACATTTTCCATAGGTTGTGTTCTGGGAAGtgcctggcagagcctcttaagGCCTGTGTGGTGCCTAGGGATAGCTGTGCAGAAACAATTAATTTGCCAACTTCATTCAtcattcaatcatcaaatacagTAATGACATCATTGCAAAGAGATGCTCTGACCTGAGAAACATGCTTATGCCTAGTCGAATAGGCAgcagtggtatatatatatatatNNNNNNNNNNtatatatatatatatagttaccTTTCATACCTTTAAACTATACCTGTGACATCATTTATCACATCACTTTAAAAACCTACATGCATATCTATATAACTAAATGTTCATCTTTAACAAATATTCTTATTCAAATAGAAGTATATATTACTGAGAGCATTTATAATTTGAAGGCAAGTCACACcaaattctttcttattttgaaatagtttgattttatttacaCTGTAAATCTACTCAATGACACCAGCCAAATTCAGTAAAAAAGGGTGAGGGGCTTTGGATTAACCATTGTAATTAATCTTAGCATCCAgagcaaacaaaactaaaaacataatCATTGTAGTTACAAAAATAACCATTGGGGTATTAATATTACTTAATTCTCAAGTATCTTTTGACAGTGTTAACTTGTCACTGAACTTGTgaaaatcttgtttgtttgtttgttttgtttgtttgttttgcttccgTTTTTGAGATAGGTATTCTCTATAAgagctctggttgttctggaactcgaTAGACTAGgttttgaacacagaaatccatctgtctctgcctccacgtgctgggattaaagtgataTGCCACAACTGCCAAGAATATAAGTCTTGGACAATAGTCTGCAGTACCATAGCTGTCACCATGCCTCAGTATTGGATCTGTATGTTGGGCACACATATTATGATTCAAAGTTTATCTTTAAGTTATCATTCAAATATTCTcactcatttttccattttattttatatgtatgggtgttttgcctttatgtatgtctgtgcactatacAGATGCAATACTTGAGAAGGTCTGAAGAGGACATCATAGCCACTGCAAACTTGTGTTACATATATGGCTGAAAGCTCCCATGTGGATGGTCAGAATTGAACACAGATCCTCTGGAAGGGTAGCCAGTTTTTAGCTGCTCAGTCATCTCTTCAGATTTATATCTCTCTTATTTCTATAGCagaaaatcattttcaaaaaacTTAAGCAAATTAACCAAGGTTATGAAACCACATAATTTTGTTCCACACAAGGAATGGTATTTATATCCTCTTGGAGctataaagtaaaacattaagTTTACTCTTAATTGTAATTTTCAAATCTTCACTCATAAGTGATATCACCTGTCAAATGCTATTTCTGGAGTTTCTTGATACACTTTTACACTGGTAAATTAATTTTCAAGAAATGTGTAATGTGGATAACATTAACCTCATTTAATAAAGAAGGGCACTGGAACTCTGCACAGTTATGGTGTTCCTAAAGATACACAGTAGGAGATCCCAGTCATCCCCAGGCTTAGCTCACTTTCCATTACATCATTGCTGATTCCTAAAATGACTCCAGGCAGAAAGCAGCTGTCTCTGTGAGAATGAGGAGTTATTAATATACTTAAGAGGTTCACTGTAGAGATCTGAACAAGTTTCCTGCAAGCCTCAAGTGATTAAACCATGacagaattagaaaatatatacagtatacattTTCTGTGAAAATACAATCACCTTCTATAGTCACCTGTGTTTTCTCAAAACTAAGCAGAATGATACTAAGATAATTTAATTATGAAGGAAGAACATTAACTAAATGTACAtttcttaaaatgacattttaccAAGAGACTTGATTATTTAAGATAAATCTCTGGCTCCTTGGAGATAaatgttttgttggtttttgttttaattaacttATGATATGggatcttaaaataaaatataagaaccaTATCTAGTATGGATACACAAGCTAAAGTAATTTCCTGTTATGTATTATGACAAGAATAGATTCTTGTTAAATGTAGTCAAGTTACCATACTGTCATGAAGACAAGAATATGGGATGAAGGCTGGTTTGGTGGCACAAATTTTTAACCATAGCACTCCAAAAcgctgaagcaggcagatctctatgatttCAGGGTCAGAGTGGTCTAATAAGTTTCAGGCTGGCCAGTgaaaccctatttttaaaaaaaaaaaaaaagactatgttataaaaaatttaaattctgaaATGGATAAACAAAggtagatatt
This window contains:
- the LOC116072644 gene encoding olfactory receptor 149-like; this encodes MRNRSIVTQFILLGIPNTEGLETMLFVLFLSFYIFTLMGNLLILLAIISSSRLHTPMYFFLCKLSIFDIFFPSVSSPKMLFYLSGNSRAISYAGCVSQLFFYHFLGCTECFLYTVMAYDRFVAICYPLRYSIIMSHRVCAILATGTSFFGCIQATFLTTLTFQLPYCGPNEVDYYFCDIPVMLKLACADTSALEMVGFISVGLMPLSCFLLILTSYSCIVCSILQIRSAEGRRRAFSTCSAHLTAILLFYMPVVLIYLRPTPSPLLDATVQVLNNLVTPMLNPLIYSLRNKEVKSSLWKVLHKPAFLPEQL